The following proteins are encoded in a genomic region of Micrococcaceae bacterium Sec5.8:
- a CDS encoding LuxR C-terminal-related transcriptional regulator: MAALRRIAVRSWNGVRMARTLISTKLFIPKVRRHVVTRTRLLDSLRRATESRLTLVSAPAGFGKTTLLAEWLGGMEEEHRRIAWVSLDAADSDPASFWAYVVSALQATMPGVGPSALELIPPSDVSIQPVLTMVLNDLAMLPDDVWLVLDDYHLVDSHEVANGMVFLLDHIPSHVHVVISTRADPELPLSRWRVRGELVELRAAELRFTSGEVTAYLNEVAGLDLSARDVAALEQRTEGWVAALQLAALSLQGREDVAGFIAGFAGNDRYIVDYLVEEVLKHQPEPVRTFLLLTAVLDRFSGPLCDALTGGGDGTEMLTALERANLFIIPLDDRRERYRYHHLFADVLRARLLSEQHELVPMLHQRASTWYERNGLLEDAVRHALEAQDFNRAARLMEMAVPIIRRNRQEALLFGWLTALPADAVRNSPVLSVFFGFMLMASGNLHEVEAHFEDAEQALAAVPAGVAAPWTDTEELRTLSATIAVYRASLAQARGDVAGTLGHARQALALAGPGDHLARGAAAGFLGLAAWAKGELLSALETFAQAVASLHASGNLIDALSSTAVLADMWLAAGRPGTARGLYQEALKLADAEGDPVARATAELHVGLGDIDREAGNLAAATLHLATASAFFERAPLTESRHRWFIARALIARAEGNLDEATNLLDHAEQTYRPGFFPEVQPIGSMRARIWIVQGKRSEAAEWAQARGVSATDEVSYLSEFDHLTLVRLLLAQHREHPDSGASGQADHLLGRLLKSAETDGRAGSVLEIRMLQALAQAGQGHRAQARGMLGRAFAEAPEPAGYAGLFLAEGPPMMELLRDAANHGNAEGHPQQLLTLAMPPKAQAPVQGHRLISSAEEKLSRRELQVLQLLGSELSGPEIAQALFISPNTLRTHTKHIFTKLAVTTRQSAVRQGRARGLT; this comes from the coding sequence ATGGCCGCACTTCGCCGAATTGCTGTGCGCTCTTGGAACGGGGTTCGTATGGCACGCACGCTGATCTCAACGAAGCTGTTCATCCCGAAAGTGCGACGCCATGTGGTGACCCGCACAAGACTCCTGGACAGTCTGCGCCGGGCAACCGAGTCGCGATTGACGCTGGTGTCTGCTCCGGCCGGGTTCGGCAAGACAACACTCCTTGCCGAGTGGCTCGGCGGAATGGAGGAGGAACACCGTCGTATTGCGTGGGTTTCACTCGATGCTGCGGACAGTGACCCTGCGTCTTTTTGGGCCTATGTTGTGTCCGCGTTACAAGCAACGATGCCTGGTGTCGGACCGTCTGCCTTGGAGCTCATTCCTCCGTCCGACGTCTCGATCCAGCCCGTGCTCACCATGGTGCTGAATGATCTGGCAATGCTGCCGGACGATGTCTGGTTGGTGCTCGATGATTACCACCTCGTTGACAGCCACGAAGTCGCCAACGGGATGGTCTTCCTGCTGGACCACATTCCGTCCCACGTCCACGTTGTGATCAGCACGCGTGCGGACCCTGAGCTGCCGTTGTCCCGTTGGCGGGTGCGCGGCGAGCTCGTCGAACTCCGGGCGGCTGAGCTGCGCTTTACGTCCGGGGAGGTCACCGCGTACCTCAACGAGGTAGCGGGTTTGGATCTTTCCGCTCGGGACGTCGCGGCTTTGGAGCAGAGGACTGAGGGGTGGGTAGCAGCTCTGCAGCTGGCAGCGCTGTCCCTCCAGGGCCGCGAGGACGTTGCCGGTTTCATTGCCGGGTTCGCCGGTAACGACCGGTACATCGTCGACTACCTGGTCGAGGAGGTATTGAAGCATCAACCAGAGCCGGTTCGCACCTTCCTTTTGCTGACAGCCGTACTCGACCGATTCAGTGGGCCGCTCTGTGATGCTTTGACAGGAGGCGGCGATGGGACGGAGATGCTCACGGCACTGGAGCGGGCCAATCTTTTCATCATCCCGTTGGATGACCGTCGTGAGCGGTACCGCTACCATCACCTTTTCGCGGACGTGTTGCGGGCGCGTCTGCTTAGTGAACAGCACGAGTTGGTCCCGATGCTGCACCAGCGCGCCAGTACATGGTACGAGCGCAACGGCCTGCTGGAAGACGCTGTCAGGCATGCCCTCGAAGCCCAGGACTTTAACCGCGCGGCCCGCCTGATGGAAATGGCCGTGCCGATAATAAGGCGTAACCGGCAGGAGGCCCTTTTGTTCGGCTGGCTCACGGCACTGCCGGCGGACGCTGTCAGGAACAGCCCAGTGCTGAGTGTCTTCTTCGGATTCATGCTCATGGCTTCCGGTAACCTCCACGAGGTGGAAGCGCACTTTGAGGACGCGGAACAAGCACTCGCTGCGGTGCCGGCCGGGGTAGCTGCGCCGTGGACCGACACTGAAGAGCTGCGGACGCTATCGGCGACCATTGCCGTCTACCGGGCCTCCCTGGCGCAGGCGCGGGGCGACGTGGCCGGCACACTCGGGCACGCCCGGCAGGCCCTGGCCCTGGCCGGCCCTGGCGACCATCTCGCACGCGGCGCTGCCGCCGGCTTTCTAGGTTTGGCCGCCTGGGCGAAGGGGGAGCTGTTATCCGCCCTGGAGACGTTCGCGCAGGCGGTTGCCAGCCTGCACGCATCCGGCAACCTCATTGATGCGCTCAGCAGCACCGCCGTCCTCGCTGACATGTGGCTCGCGGCAGGCCGGCCCGGCACGGCGCGGGGGCTCTACCAAGAAGCGCTGAAACTGGCCGACGCAGAGGGTGACCCCGTCGCCCGGGCAACCGCCGAGTTGCATGTGGGTCTTGGCGATATTGACCGGGAGGCTGGAAACCTCGCTGCCGCGACGCTGCACCTCGCTACCGCCAGTGCGTTCTTCGAGCGGGCGCCGCTGACCGAGAGCCGTCACCGGTGGTTCATAGCGAGGGCGCTGATTGCTCGCGCCGAGGGAAACCTGGACGAAGCCACCAACCTTCTCGATCACGCTGAGCAGACCTACCGGCCAGGATTCTTTCCCGAGGTTCAGCCGATTGGATCGATGAGAGCCCGCATCTGGATCGTCCAAGGCAAGAGATCGGAAGCCGCCGAGTGGGCACAGGCGCGAGGGGTATCTGCAACAGATGAAGTCAGCTACCTGAGCGAGTTCGACCACCTCACGCTCGTGCGGCTGCTCTTAGCGCAGCACCGGGAACATCCCGACAGCGGCGCTTCCGGACAAGCCGATCACCTTTTGGGACGGCTGCTCAAGTCAGCAGAAACAGACGGACGCGCCGGGAGCGTACTGGAGATCCGCATGCTGCAGGCTCTTGCCCAGGCCGGTCAGGGACACCGGGCGCAGGCCCGCGGGATGCTTGGTCGGGCTTTCGCGGAGGCGCCCGAACCTGCCGGCTATGCCGGGCTCTTCCTAGCCGAAGGGCCGCCGATGATGGAGCTGCTGCGGGACGCTGCCAACCACGGGAACGCCGAAGGCCACCCCCAGCAACTGCTGACCCTGGCTATGCCGCCCAAAGCCCAAGCCCCCGTTCAGGGGCACCGGCTGATTTCCTCGGCAGAAGAGAAGTTGAGTCGGCGCGAGCTGCAGGTACTCCAGCTTCTCGGCAGCGAATTGAGCGGTCCGGAGATCGCCCAGGCGCTGTTCATCTCACCCAACACGCTGCGCACCCACACAAAGCACATCTTCACGAAGCTCGCAGTCACCACCCGCCAGAGTGCGGTCCGCCAGGGGCGCGCCCGGGGCCTCACCTAA
- a CDS encoding class I SAM-dependent methyltransferase: protein MKTVDAAGWDRRYSESDRVWGSEPNIWVANELKGLAPGRALDLGAGEGRHAIWLAECGWQVQALDFSAKGLETGRRHAETAGVGNRIEWTVADACEIESPAESFDLVLVAYLQLPATQLEAAVTTAAAAIAPGGTFLLVNHDADNPEHGSGGPQDPNVLQKPDQVAQWLQEAGLEIQVANTRSRPVAGGLRPALDCVVLAKAQLSNVGER, encoded by the coding sequence ATGAAAACCGTCGATGCCGCGGGATGGGACCGGCGCTACAGTGAATCCGACCGAGTCTGGGGTTCCGAACCCAACATTTGGGTTGCCAATGAGCTCAAGGGACTGGCGCCAGGCCGAGCACTCGACTTGGGCGCCGGAGAAGGACGCCACGCAATTTGGCTGGCTGAATGCGGGTGGCAGGTCCAAGCACTCGACTTCTCAGCGAAAGGATTGGAAACCGGTCGGCGGCATGCTGAGACTGCAGGCGTCGGCAACCGGATCGAGTGGACAGTGGCAGACGCATGCGAGATCGAGTCTCCCGCCGAAAGCTTCGATCTCGTACTGGTCGCCTACCTACAACTACCGGCAACTCAGCTCGAGGCCGCCGTGACTACAGCCGCCGCTGCTATCGCGCCAGGCGGCACCTTCCTGCTCGTGAATCACGATGCCGACAATCCTGAACACGGATCCGGTGGTCCACAGGACCCCAATGTACTGCAAAAACCGGACCAAGTAGCCCAATGGCTGCAAGAGGCAGGCCTGGAGATCCAGGTGGCAAACACGCGCAGCCGGCCAGTAGCCGGGGGGCTTCGCCCCGCACTCGATTGCGTCGTCCTGGCCAAAGCACAGCTATCTAACGTGGGTGAACGTTAG